Below is a window of Enterobacter kobei DNA.
GGCTAACGACTGGGACGGGTTTGCGGAAAACCTGAAAGAGGTAGTGAAACTCAGCCGTGAAGAGGCCCGTCTGCGCGCCGATGCCAAAGGCTGTTCACCTTATGATGCGCTACTGGATATTTATGAGCCGGATATGACCAGCGCCCGCCTTGACGAGCTGTTTGGCGATTTAAAATCCTGGTTGCCGGATCTGTTAACGCAGGTGGTGGAAAAACAGGCGCAGCAGCCGCTGATCGCGCCGCAGGGGCCGTTCCCCATCGACCTGCAACGTGAAATTGGCGTTGAAACCATGGCACGTCTGGGTTTTGATTTTAACGGCGGTCGGCTGGATGTCAGCGCGCACCCGTTCTGCGGCGGCGTGCCGGAAGATGTGCGCATCACGACCCGTTATGACGAAAACGAATTGCTGAGCGCCCTGCTGGGCGTGGTGCATGAAACCGGTCATGCGCGTTATGAACAAAACCTGCCGCGCAGCTGGCCAGGTCAGCCGGTGGCACTGGCGCGCTCCACCGCCATTCATGAATCCCAGAGCCTGTTTTTCGAAATGCAGCTCGGGCGCAGTGAAGCCTTCCTGAAACAACTGTTGCCCTCGGTGGTACAGCGCTTTGGCGATCAGCCTGCCTTTAGCGAAAGCAACTTTGTTGCCTGGAACCAGCGCGTTAAGCCAGGTTATATCCGTGTCGATGCGGATGAAGTCAGCTATCCCGCTCACGTGGTGTTGCGTTATGAAATTGAGCGCGCGCTGATCAATGGCGAGATTGAAGTGGATGATATCCCGGCACTGTGGGACGAGAAGATGCGCAACTGGCTGGGCCTGTCCACGACGGGCAACTACCGTGATGGCTGTATGCAGGATATCCACTGGACCGACGGCGGCTTTGGCTACTTCCCGTCCTATACGCTGGGCGCGATGTACGCCGCGCAACTGTTCCACGCCGCCAGAAAAGCCCTGCCGGATCTGGATGCCGCTATCGCCGCAGGCGATTTCAGCGCGCTGTTCGACTGGTTGCGACAGAACATCTGGCAGCACGGCAGCCGCTTCACCACGGCGCAGCTGATTGAAAACGCCACCGGCGAAGCGCTGAACAGCCGTTACTTCCGCCAGCATCTTACCGCCTGCTATCTGTAAATCCCCTCAGCGCCGGGTCATTGTACCCGGCGTTGTACATATGGTTACACGCCGATACCAATCACTCACGGAAGCCGCGAATTATCAGGCATATAGTGTTTTCAACGGCCCCGCAGTGGGGTTGAATGAAGAAACCAATTCGAGGATTACGAGATGAAAAAAGTATTAGCTCTGGTTGTTGCCGCTGCTATGGGTCTGTCTTCCGCTGCTTTCGCTGCTGATGCTGCCACTACTACCACTACTGCACCGGCCGCTACCGCGACCACCGCTCAGGCTCCGGCTGCAACGAAAGCGGCTCCGGCAAAACACAAGAAACACAAAAAAGCGGTTGCGCAGAAAGCGCAGGCGGCTAAAAAGCACCACAAAAAAGCAGCCGCTAAACCTGCTGCAGAGCAAAAAGCGCAGGCCGCTAAAAAGCATCATAAAAAACACGTAAAACATGAAGCCGCTAAACCGGTCGCTCAACCTGCTGCATAAGTTGTAGCAATGTTATCTGTGCCCGCATGTCCGGGCACGTTAATAACACGGCGCTTAGCTTTCTGGTAAGCGCCGTTTTTTATCCGGAGGGCGTATGCTGGGGCGTTATCGATTTGAGTTAATTCTCATCACGCTTATTTTATGCGCAATCATTGCCACGCATTTCTATTTTTCCTGACTGTAGTTCGCTGATTTTACTCCCACTTTCCACGCCTCCCGTCTATAGTTAGTCTTACATTGGGTTACTTTTAATAATCATAATTGCCCCACCAGAGTGTGCTATGCGTAAAACCTTTTTGATATTACTGGGATCGTTCTGCTTATTTTCTGCTGTCGCGCATGCCGATGAGGGCGATGATGACGCCATGAATGCCGGTGAGGTGAAAACGCTGTTCTTCGGTCATGATGATCGCACCCGCGTCACGGACCCGGAACAGTCTCCCTGGGATGCCATCGGGCAACTGGAAACCGTCAGCGGCAATTTATGTACCGCTACGCTGATTTCACCGCATCTTGCCCTGACTGCCGGGCATTGCCTGTTAACGCCTCCCAACGGCCAGCCGGACAAAGCGCTGGCGCTGCGTTTTGTGGCGCAAAAAGGGCGCTGGCGCTATGAAATTCACGGTATCGAAGGCCGTGTCGATCCGTCGCTTGGCAAACGGCTCAAGCCTGATGGCGATGGCTGGATCGTGCCCTCGTCCGCTGCGCCCTGGGATTTTGGCCTGATCGTACTGCGCTATCCGCCGTCCGGCATTACGCCGCTGCCGTTGTTTACCGGCGATCGCGACGCGCTAACCGCCGCACTCAAAACCACCGGTCGCCATGTTACGCAGTCAGGCTATCCGCAGGATCATCTGGATGCCCTGTACAGCCATCAGGATTGTGTGATCACCGGCTGGGCGCAGAGTTCGGTGCTGTCGCATCAGTGCGATACCCTGCCCGGCGACAGCGGGTCGCCATTGATGATTAAAACCGACGCTGGCTGGCAGTTAATTGGTGTACAAAGCTCGGCACCGGCGGCAAAAGATCGCTGGCGGGCCGATAACCGGGCGATTTCCGTTACCGGTTTTCGTGAAAAGCTGAGCGAGCTGGCGCAGGAGTGATCATCCCTGCCGCTGTTGGCGCAGCGGCATCAGCACCGCAATCGGCTGTGGCTGGCTGAAGTAAAAACCCTGTAACTGATCGCAACCGGCCAGACGCAGCAGTTTCATCTGCTTTTCGTTTTCCACACCTTCCGCCGTTACTGACATACCTAATGCACTGGCGATACGGATGGTGCCACCTACCAGCGCGGCGGCCTGCTCATCGGCGTCCACCAGGCCGGCAAGGGATTTATCGATTTTGATGACGTCAAAGTTCAGCCGACGCAGATAGCCGATGCTGGAGTAGCCGGTACCAAAATCATCCAGCGCCACGGCGATGCCCAGCGCCTTCAGATTCGCGATGGCCGTGCGGGAACGCTCGGGATTTTCCAGCACATAGGTTTCCGTCACCTCCAGTTGCAGGCGATGCGCCGGGAAGCCCACGGTTTCCAGCACGCTCGCCACCTTCACCTCAAATTCCGGATCGCGAAACTGGGCGGGAGAGATATTCACCGACAGCTTAAGATCTTCCATCGCCTGTAAATCACTACAGGCCCGGCGCAGCACAAACTGGCCCAGGCCATAAATCAGGCCGCTGCTTTCCGCCACCGGAATGAATTCATCCGGCCCCAGCGCCCCCGCCGGGCGGCGAGGCCAGCGCACCAGCGCCTCGACGCCGGTCATCGCCAGTGTGTGAGCATCGACAATCGGCTGATACCAGACGTCGAATTCGTCGTTTTCCAGCCCGTCGCGGATGTCATTTTCGATGATCAGTTTGCGTTCCCGCTCGCTGTTCAGCGCCGCATCATAATGGGTGATACGGCCTTTGCCGGTCATTTTTGAGTGGTACATGGCGATGTCGGCACGGCGAAACAGCTCGGTACTGGTACAGTCACCCTGCACGCTGCTGGCGATACCGATACTGACGGTGATGTGAATACTGCGATCATCCAGTCGTACCGGGGCATTGAACCAGGAGAGCACCAGCATGGCAAAAATCGCGCTTTTTTCGTGGGCGTTGTCGCCGTGCATGGTCATGGCAAACTCATCACCGCCCATGCGCGACAGCATGCCCCCGTTCGGCACTTTTTCGCTCAGACTGCGGGCAATGGCCACGATCAGCTTATCTCCCACGTCATGGCCATACACGTCGTTGACGTCCTTAAAGCCGTCCAGATCCATAAAGACGACACTAATGGTGTCCGTTTCGCCGGACTGATTGAGCTGCTCAAGGCGTTCAATTAAGGCGCGCCGGTTGGGCAAGCCGCTCAGCCAGTCAGTCACGGCAATGCGCCTCGCCAGTTTTTCTCCGCGAGAGAGTTTATACAGTCCGGCACTGGTGAGCAGGATAAACAGAAAGATCAGCAGCGTGACCAGGCCAACAATCTGGCGGATCTCCCACGCCGCGGCGTGAGCCGCCTGCGCCCCCGGTTGTTGTGGCTCCCAGCTCAGATAGCCGAGGATCTCCCCCGCCGAACTGCGCAGCGGAACGCTGGACAACGAAGGTATGGCGTTGCTGAAGGTGAGATGGCTGATCTGAAAGGTGTCACCCAGGTCTTTGAGCAGTTGCGGATCCAGATGACGGGTGATCACCAGATAGCGGCGAGTATTGTCGTAAACTTCCAGACGACCGGTCATCGGCCGGATCAGCCCGATGCCAACGAACGCCACGCCGCGCCGGGTACGGGTAATACCGGCGTAAATCCTGCTTTCACCCGGCAGCGCTTGCTGATTCCGATCGATGAGCGCCTTCAGACCTGCGCCAAAAAAGTCGAGATCCTTTTCCGTAAACGGCTCACGACCTAATGATCCCCACAGCGGGGTGAAATTCTCATCCAGCACGAAGGTGCCATCATAAAGGTTATTAACCTTAAAACCGGTGCCCCAGCTGTTATATAACCAGTTCGTATCGATCTGCGGCCGATAGACTTCACGCACGGCGTCATCCCAGACGGCGTTGTCGAGCACCAGCGATCCCACCCGGTTGACTGACGTCTGGATCGCCCCTTGTACGGAGAGCGCCGAGCGGTGTTCATCGATTTCATTGGTTTTGGAGCTAATGAGGTGCAGCGAGAGGTAAATCAGCGCCACGACGGAAATGACCAGTCCAATGCCCGCCACGAATATCATGACGGATAAGGTTCGTGCGGTGGGAAGATTACGCCAGCTAAAGGGTTTGTACATTCACCGCCCTCTTATCTGCCTGAAAAGGCTGTTTTCTTTTTTTTTAGGATTAACGCTAAGCGTAGCTGATTTCGCCGCCAGCGGCTGCCGACGGCGATCACATCAGGCAAGTTTAATCAGCACCATACCCACAATAAGCAGTGCCACACCAATCCAGCCTTTCCTGTTCAGACGCTGAGAGAACAGGATCCAGCCTGCCGCCAGGGTGGCGGCGATACCGAAACCGCCCCACAGTGCATAGGCCACCGATAAATCTATGCCCTTCACCGCCTGCGACAGCGCACTAAAGGCGGCGAGGACGGCGGCCAGCGACAGCACACCATACGCTTTACGGCGAAAACCATCAGAGAATTTCAGCAGTATGTTGGCGACGATTTCCAGCAAAATGGCCAGCGCCAGCCAGGCCGCGTGATGCCATTCAAAGGGGTGCATGGGCAGACTCCTTTGTTTTGCGGGTGCCAGATTTGATCAGTGCAATGCCCACCACCAGCGTGGTCAGCCCGGCGACTTTCATTACCGTCAGACTTTCATCAAACCACAGTACACTACATACCGTGATCAATAAGATGCCGATCCCTTCCCACAGGGCATAAGCGACGCCAAGGGCGATTTTTTTAACAGCAAATGACAGTAAAATATAAGACAGGGCGATCATCGCCAGCATTAAAATAAAGCCGGTGTGTCCGCCGGACACGCTTGCCCATTTCATAGAAAGCGTACCAATAATTTCGGCCAGAATAGCCAGCGCCAGTAAAATCCAGTAACGCATAACTCTCTCCTGCGTGAGATATAATCCTTCGTGGCTTACGATAATTCGCAAACCTAAAACGGTAGAAGTTAGCCGCGCGCATCATGCGCCAGCTCGTGCAGAGAGAAAGTGGGCTAAAGCGCCGAGCGCCAGTGCTGTTCGCCAGCGAGCAGTTGGCCTGCAGAAAGGATAAAGAGAGGGGTAAAACGAAGTGACCTGCAAGTATTATCCATAAAATTACAATTATCCGCGTCTTGCTTCTCGTCCTGCGGATGAAAATTGTCCTCTGTCGTTACGTTAAATGTTAAACACGTGATATTTCTACCATAAAGCATGTGGACATGGCTACTATTTTCAATTCTTTACACTATGGCGAGTTTATTTATGGACACATATACAGGGTACAAAAAATAAAAAAGGGTGCAAGGCACCCTTTATTTTATTGCACGGCGGTGATTAACTCGCCTTGAACGGATCTTTGTGCTCATCCTGGCTGTCGTCGCGCTTACGGGGCATCTCGCCCTGCTTCGCCGGGTTGTCTTTCACCGGACGTTGCGGTTCAGCTGCTGTGCTATGAGGTGGTTGAGAATAATTTGTCATGTCGGCCTCCTGTTATCTTGTCTTTATAGTCTAGTTGATAATCGCCGAACGGGTATTTAACGGGCCATCTCGCTGCGTCTTTTCTTCACCCTGGGCACAGGGCGATTAATCGCATAACCCTGAGCCTGAAAAGTATGGTTATCCAGTAACTTTTCATTCTCATGCTCACCAGTCCATAAACCGGAAAGCGCGTTAAAGTTCATTGTCTGTTCACCGTCAGGCGTTTCAACATAATAGTCACCGGTTT
It encodes the following:
- the mdtI gene encoding multidrug/spermidine efflux SMR transporter subunit MdtI, with protein sequence MHPFEWHHAAWLALAILLEIVANILLKFSDGFRRKAYGVLSLAAVLAAFSALSQAVKGIDLSVAYALWGGFGIAATLAAGWILFSQRLNRKGWIGVALLIVGMVLIKLA
- the ydgU gene encoding small membrane protein YdgU — translated: MLGRYRFELILITLILCAIIATHFYFS
- a CDS encoding putative bifunctional diguanylate cyclase/phosphodiesterase, whose amino-acid sequence is MYKPFSWRNLPTARTLSVMIFVAGIGLVISVVALIYLSLHLISSKTNEIDEHRSALSVQGAIQTSVNRVGSLVLDNAVWDDAVREVYRPQIDTNWLYNSWGTGFKVNNLYDGTFVLDENFTPLWGSLGREPFTEKDLDFFGAGLKALIDRNQQALPGESRIYAGITRTRRGVAFVGIGLIRPMTGRLEVYDNTRRYLVITRHLDPQLLKDLGDTFQISHLTFSNAIPSLSSVPLRSSAGEILGYLSWEPQQPGAQAAHAAAWEIRQIVGLVTLLIFLFILLTSAGLYKLSRGEKLARRIAVTDWLSGLPNRRALIERLEQLNQSGETDTISVVFMDLDGFKDVNDVYGHDVGDKLIVAIARSLSEKVPNGGMLSRMGGDEFAMTMHGDNAHEKSAIFAMLVLSWFNAPVRLDDRSIHITVSIGIASSVQGDCTSTELFRRADIAMYHSKMTGKGRITHYDAALNSERERKLIIENDIRDGLENDEFDVWYQPIVDAHTLAMTGVEALVRWPRRPAGALGPDEFIPVAESSGLIYGLGQFVLRRACSDLQAMEDLKLSVNISPAQFRDPEFEVKVASVLETVGFPAHRLQLEVTETYVLENPERSRTAIANLKALGIAVALDDFGTGYSSIGYLRRLNFDVIKIDKSLAGLVDADEQAAALVGGTIRIASALGMSVTAEGVENEKQMKLLRLAGCDQLQGFYFSQPQPIAVLMPLRQQRQG
- the mdtJ gene encoding multidrug/spermidine efflux SMR transporter subunit MdtJ: MRYWILLALAILAEIIGTLSMKWASVSGGHTGFILMLAMIALSYILLSFAVKKIALGVAYALWEGIGILLITVCSVLWFDESLTVMKVAGLTTLVVGIALIKSGTRKTKESAHAPL
- a CDS encoding trypsin-like serine peptidase encodes the protein MRKTFLILLGSFCLFSAVAHADEGDDDAMNAGEVKTLFFGHDDRTRVTDPEQSPWDAIGQLETVSGNLCTATLISPHLALTAGHCLLTPPNGQPDKALALRFVAQKGRWRYEIHGIEGRVDPSLGKRLKPDGDGWIVPSSAAPWDFGLIVLRYPPSGITPLPLFTGDRDALTAALKTTGRHVTQSGYPQDHLDALYSHQDCVITGWAQSSVLSHQCDTLPGDSGSPLMIKTDAGWQLIGVQSSAPAAKDRWRADNRAISVTGFREKLSELAQE
- the asr gene encoding acid resistance repetitive basic protein Asr — encoded protein: MKKVLALVVAAAMGLSSAAFAADAATTTTTAPAATATTAQAPAATKAAPAKHKKHKKAVAQKAQAAKKHHKKAAAKPAAEQKAQAAKKHHKKHVKHEAAKPVAQPAA
- a CDS encoding carboxypeptidase M32; the encoded protein is MENKNYQQLTRTFTRLSRFSHLSAMAGWDMFTMMPPGGSQARGEALAELSVLQHQILTDKNVAVWLEGAAQENLNDIEQANLREMTRQYQQAALLPEALVEAKSLAGSKCEHAWRSQRPANDWDGFAENLKEVVKLSREEARLRADAKGCSPYDALLDIYEPDMTSARLDELFGDLKSWLPDLLTQVVEKQAQQPLIAPQGPFPIDLQREIGVETMARLGFDFNGGRLDVSAHPFCGGVPEDVRITTRYDENELLSALLGVVHETGHARYEQNLPRSWPGQPVALARSTAIHESQSLFFEMQLGRSEAFLKQLLPSVVQRFGDQPAFSESNFVAWNQRVKPGYIRVDADEVSYPAHVVLRYEIERALINGEIEVDDIPALWDEKMRNWLGLSTTGNYRDGCMQDIHWTDGGFGYFPSYTLGAMYAAQLFHAARKALPDLDAAIAAGDFSALFDWLRQNIWQHGSRFTTAQLIENATGEALNSRYFRQHLTACYL